CCGATCCAAATCGTCATTCGAAAAAGGCGAGGAGAGCATCTCGATCTGGCTCAACAGAATGGTGACGAGCGCTGCCTCGGAGTGAACGCCGCCTTGAAATGCCGTGATCAGAAATTGAGCTGCGGCGCGTCTCTTCGCTCGGTGCCAGGCGCTTCTGACATTGAACATTCCGGCGGTGTAGATCTGCCGGACACCACTGTGGTCTCCTTCCCGACAAATACAATCGATAACCGCGTGATTTGGCCACAGTGTCGCGCGCCGGGGCGGGACATAATCTATGGTCCATCTCGGATTCTCGCACGCGTCGGCCGAGACTGCCTTTGCCCGGCTTGATAGGATCAAGCCGGGCCGATATTCACGTAGAGCTTTTCCGGTTGAGTCAGAGCCGCGGAAGCGCTCTATCTCTTTGCTTTGCTTTCACGCATGTCCTGACGGAAAATCATCGCACTTTTACTGGAAATGCTTCAGGCCGCTTTTTCTGCGGTCTGATTCACGACCTTCGTGGCGATCGCGGTCAGAGCTATGTCTGTCGCCTGCTCTTCGTCGAGCGTCGTCTGGAAGAGCTTAGCGGCATCTTTCATGCCCAGTTCCAGGGCCCACGTCCGCAAGGTGCCATAGCGTGACATTTCGTAGTGTTCGACAGCCTGCGCAGCCGCGAGCAATCCGGCGTCGAGCGCGGGCGAGCCTTCATACTCGTCCATGATCGAGGCGCCTTCCTTGGTGATGCCCATGATCGCGTCACATGTCCTCTTTTCCGGCTTCTTGCCGATGATCTTGAAGACCTGGTCCAGTCGCTCGACATGAACCTTTGTCTCGCCGAGATGCTTGATAAATGCATCCTTGAGCTGCTTGCTCTTGGCGGCATC
Above is a genomic segment from Ensifer canadensis containing:
- a CDS encoding ferritin-like domain-containing protein — protein: MAKEIKTLDVLFHDTLKDVYFAENKIVDTLPKMRDAAKSKQLKDAFIKHLGETKVHVERLDQVFKIIGKKPEKRTCDAIMGITKEGASIMDEYEGSPALDAGLLAAAQAVEHYEMSRYGTLRTWALELGMKDAAKLFQTTLDEEQATDIALTAIATKVVNQTAEKAA